Proteins co-encoded in one Dehalogenimonas sp. WBC-2 genomic window:
- a CDS encoding sensory box sensor histidine kinase-response regulator has translation MTSREDSNKPGREEVEKRLLGDAVSTFRTMFERSGTAMAVLNKGGIIVMANEALARLVDMGLWEIEGKHSWFEFVAEDDRKKAQEYHNLRRSHPGSAPEHYEFILVDQNGTSHDIEINVAVFHSTDLSLLSLIEVTHLKTAQEMGRLTRFAVEHAGEAIFWLNDKGAILYANSAASRLLGYNLGGMMSLAIQDVDIGTTRKELKRRLAVLKQTGSETWETEYRRHDGRVLPVEAVFNFIQLNDKHYYWVFARDISERIQAGLREKQLQSELNLSGRLASVGELAAGVAHEINNPLTGIIGFSERLLRKSTDEKMSIDLKRIHSEAQRAAKVVQNLLTFARQRQPHKEPVDINEIVMESLELRSYELQQSGIQVITHLAELTCLMVDHYQLEQVLVNLIINAEQAITKAGKGDRLIITTGELDGYIIITVTDNGPGIEAKNLTKLFDPFFTTNANTGGTGLGLSICHGIVLEHGGRISASSEFGEGTTFTLSLPLKNGICPALEA, from the coding sequence ATGACCAGCCGGGAAGATAGCAACAAGCCGGGCCGTGAGGAAGTAGAAAAACGGCTGCTTGGTGATGCCGTTTCAACCTTTCGCACCATGTTTGAACGCAGCGGTACAGCCATGGCCGTTCTTAATAAGGGCGGTATTATCGTAATGGCCAATGAGGCTTTGGCGCGTCTGGTTGACATGGGTCTTTGGGAGATAGAAGGCAAGCATTCATGGTTTGAGTTTGTAGCTGAGGATGACAGGAAAAAAGCTCAAGAATACCATAACTTGCGCCGCAGTCATCCCGGTTCAGCCCCGGAGCACTATGAGTTTATCCTCGTTGACCAGAATGGCACCAGCCATGACATTGAGATAAATGTGGCGGTATTCCATAGTACAGACCTTTCTTTGTTATCATTGATTGAAGTTACCCATCTGAAGACAGCGCAAGAAATGGGGAGATTAACCCGTTTTGCCGTAGAACATGCCGGGGAAGCTATTTTTTGGCTCAATGACAAGGGAGCTATTCTTTACGCCAACAGCGCTGCCAGCCGATTGCTGGGCTATAACCTGGGAGGCATGATGTCTCTTGCTATTCAGGATGTGGATATTGGAACGACCCGTAAAGAACTAAAAAGACGATTGGCCGTGCTCAAGCAAACAGGTTCCGAAACATGGGAAACTGAATATCGCCGCCATGACGGACGCGTTCTGCCAGTAGAAGCAGTATTTAATTTTATTCAACTGAACGACAAACACTATTATTGGGTTTTTGCCCGTGATATTTCTGAACGGATTCAGGCCGGTCTGCGTGAAAAACAGCTTCAATCTGAACTCAATCTTTCCGGGCGGCTGGCATCGGTGGGAGAACTGGCCGCTGGGGTGGCGCATGAGATCAATAATCCGCTTACCGGGATCATCGGTTTTTCTGAAAGATTGCTTAGAAAAAGTACGGACGAGAAAATGTCCATTGATCTCAAGCGGATCCATTCTGAAGCTCAGCGTGCGGCAAAAGTTGTTCAAAATCTGCTGACTTTTGCCAGACAAAGGCAGCCGCATAAGGAACCGGTGGACATCAATGAGATTGTCATGGAATCCCTGGAACTCAGGTCATACGAACTGCAACAGTCTGGCATCCAGGTAATAACACATCTGGCGGAATTAACCTGTTTGATGGTTGACCACTATCAATTGGAACAGGTGCTGGTAAACCTGATTATCAACGCTGAACAGGCTATCACCAAAGCTGGCAAAGGAGACCGGCTAATTATTACTACCGGTGAATTGGACGGCTATATAATTATTACCGTTACCGACAATGGTCCTGGTATTGAAGCAAAGAATCTTACCAAGTTGTTTGATCCTTTTTTCACCACCAACGCGAACACCGGCGGTACAGGCCTGGGGTTGTCGATTTGCCATGGGATCGTCTTGGAGCATGGAGGCCGTATCAGTGCTTCCAGTGAATTTGGTGAAGGCACAACATTTACCCTGTCTTTGCCCCTTAAGAACGGCATTTGCCCGGCACTTGAAGCCTAA